In Catenulispora sp. EB89, the genomic stretch GACAGCAAGCTCTACCGGCCGGTTCCGGCGTCCGCCGGCACCGGTGGCACCGGCACCGGCGGCCTCAACAGCGGCGGTGTGGACTTCTTCAAGGCCGACGGGGTGCGCGATCTCAGCGTCGTGGACGACTTCCGCAACGGCGACTCCAAGCTCGTCGCCGGCACCGGCATCGGTCCGAACTCGCCCGCCGACAGCGTCGTCATCGAGAAGCGGCTGGCCGACGCGGACCACCTGAAGGTCGGCGACAAGGTCCACTTCAAGATCGGCGAGATCGACCCGGCCCTGGACCACAGCAAGGAGTTCGCGTTCACCGTCGCCGGCATCTACACCAGCGACAAGGTCTCCGCCACCGGCCAGAACGCGCCGGCCATGCTGGACCCCGGCAATCAGCTCTACGTCACCGCCGCCGGGGCCTCGACCCTGCTGGGCAAGGGCACTGACAGCGGCGGCGGCGTGGTGAGTCAGGCCACGTTCACGCTGTCCGACCCGGCCGACCTCGGGCGGCTCAAGGCCGACGCCACCGCGGCCGGGGCGGATCTGACGATCTTCCCGCTGTCGGTCAACGACAAGCAGTACCAGACTCTGGTCGGGCCGATCACCAAGACCGCGGGCTTCGCCACGGTCACCGTGTGGCTGGTGTCGGTCGGCGGCACCGTCATCCTCGGCCTGATCGTCGCCTTCTCGCTGCGGGAGCGGCGCAAGGAGATGGGCGTCCTGCTGTCGCTGGGCGAGAACAAGCCGCGGCTGCTGGGCCAGCACCTGGTCGAGGTCTTCGCCTGCGCGCTGCTGGCGATCGGCGGCGCGACCGCGGTCAGCGGCGTGCTGTCCCGTGCGGTCGGCAACCACATGCTGGCCGGCGAGGTGTCCTCGGCGGTGAACGCGCCGAAGGATCAGACCCCTGACTACAGCGGCGTCAACGGCATCCCCTCGCACGACACCCCGGCCGTGGCCCCGATCAGCAAGCTCGACGTCCGGATCGGCTCGGCCGACATCGCGCGGATCGGCGCGGCCGGCCTGGGCATCGCCGCCGCCGCCACGCTCATCCCCGGCATCGCCGTGCTGCGCCTCAACCCCCGCGAAATCCTCACGAAGGGCGACTGACATGACCTCGACGGCTCCGTCGACCACCGACGGCACGGCTTCGACGACTCCGGTGCTGCAACTGGCCGGCGTCTCCCACTCCTACACCTCCGGCGGCCGCAAGCGCCCGATCCTGCGGAACGTGAGCAAGTCCTTCGAGTCCGGGCGGATGTACGCGGTCGTCGGACCCTCGGGCAGCGGCAAGACGACGCTGCTGTCGCTGGCCAGCGGCCTGGACTCGCCGACGTCCGGGACGGTTCGGTTCCGGGGCGGCGACGTGGCCGAGCTGGGTCTGGGACGTTACCGCAACCGGCATGTCGCGACCGTGTTCCAGAGTTTCAACCTGCTGAATTACATGACGGCCGTGCAGAACGTGGTCTCCGCCATGGAGATCACCGGCGCGCGCGGCGGACGCAAGAAACAACGCGCGGCGCAGCTCCTGACCCGGCTCGGGGTCGAGGAGGCCGACCAGCATCGCAGGACGCTGCAACTGTCGGGAGGGCAGCAGCAGCGCGTGGCGATCGCGCGGGCTCTGGCGTGCGAGGTCGACGTGCTGTTCGCCGACGAGCCGACCGGGAGCCTGGACCAGGAGACCGCGGCCGAGATCGTCGCCGTGTTCCAGCGGTTGGCGCACGAGGAGGGCAAGTGCGTCATCGTCGTGACGCACTCGCGCGAAGTGGCCGCGGCGGCCGACGAGGTGCTGCGGCTTCGGTCCGGGGCTCTGGTCAGGGGGTGAGGCGCGCGCAGCGCAGGACGTGCAGGGCGGTGGCGAAGGCCGTGTCCTTCCCGGCGGCGAGCTCGGCCGGCGGGAACACCGGGATCCGGATCTGCGGCGGGATGCCGGTGATGTCGAAGGTGCCGCCGTTGGGCGCGGTCGGGTACTCCTCGTTGGGGAGCTCGAACTCCCAGCCGTTCGGCAACACGCGGTTCAGCGTGTCGGAGAACGAGCCCTGAGTGTTCTCGCCGATGCGGACCGGCGCGGGGGAGCGGTGCATCAGCGCCTGCGCGAACGTCTCCCCCGCGCTGACCGTGGAACCGCCGGCCAGGAGCGCGATGGGGCCGCGGTAGATCGGCTTGGACGAGGGCGTGACGCGGATCGGCTCGGGGGTGCTGAAGGCGGCGGGGTCGGCCGGGTCGTCGCGGTGCTTCTTCCAGTAGGCGGTGTAGGGCTTGGCGGTCAGGCGCGCGACGACGTCCAGGGCCAGGACGTCGGAGCCGCCGCCGTTGACGCGGTCGTCGATGATGAGGCCGCGCAGGGCGTTCGGGCCCTGGGTGCGCTGCGGGGTGAAGATCGCGTCCAGGGCTTTGGTGAGCTCGGCCTCGTCGGAGGCGAAGCCGGCGCTGTCGTCGGGGCTGGTGTAGCCGGCGAAGGAGGACAGGCGGAGGTAGCCGATGCCGTTCGGCAGGTCGGCGTAGGCGATGTGGCCTCGGCCCCACTCTTGGAGCGGGGTGGCGGGGCCGAGGTCGTGGGTCTGGATGAAGGCCTTGATGGTGGTGTCGTAGGCGCGGCTCGGGCCGATCGTGCCGGGGCGTGTGGGGGAGACGGTGGTGGTGCCGTCGCTGAGCGCGGTGTGGGCGTCGTTGAGCGGGGCGAAGGCCTCGGTGAGCAGACGGAAGAGATCGGCGTCGGTGGTGGTCGGCGTGATCTGGGCGCGGAGCCGGTTTCCGGTGGCTTCCCAGTCGATGCCGCGGGCGGCGAAGAAGGGGTAGTTCTCCTCAAAGGTCTGCCAGAAGATGTCGAACACGGTGCGCGGGTCGGTGGGGGTCGGCTGGGTGCAGCGGGTGGGGAGGGCCGCCAGGCGGGTGAGGTGGCGGGTGCCGGCTGATTGCTGGATCGTCATCGATATGGCGCGGGCACGCTGCCCGGGGTGGAGCGTGAACAGCGTCGTGTCGACGGCGAAGGTGGTGTCGCCGTGGGGCCCGGGCGCGCCGGTGGCGGTGGCGGTGAATTCGGGGAGGCAGCTGATGGCGGTGGTTTCGTAGGACGTCAGGGTGCTGCCTTTGACGTCGAGGACGAGGCCGTAGCCGGCCATCTGCCAGACGCCGTCGAGGGATGTGGCGCCGCTCTTTGCTTCGGCGCCGGCTGCGGT encodes the following:
- a CDS encoding ABC transporter permease yields the protein MMLTGLFFVVCTLVLSGFLIQSAAARAADGAKKSVGAVVTMQLDLNALMNSGKGGSASNGQTPGVIGPNGDLHIDLVDRICKSQVVVQCNYTTESGAAPGSDSKLYRPVPASAGTGGTGTGGLNSGGVDFFKADGVRDLSVVDDFRNGDSKLVAGTGIGPNSPADSVVIEKRLADADHLKVGDKVHFKIGEIDPALDHSKEFAFTVAGIYTSDKVSATGQNAPAMLDPGNQLYVTAAGASTLLGKGTDSGGGVVSQATFTLSDPADLGRLKADATAAGADLTIFPLSVNDKQYQTLVGPITKTAGFATVTVWLVSVGGTVILGLIVAFSLRERRKEMGVLLSLGENKPRLLGQHLVEVFACALLAIGGATAVSGVLSRAVGNHMLAGEVSSAVNAPKDQTPDYSGVNGIPSHDTPAVAPISKLDVRIGSADIARIGAAGLGIAAAATLIPGIAVLRLNPREILTKGD
- a CDS encoding ABC transporter ATP-binding protein, with product MTSTAPSTTDGTASTTPVLQLAGVSHSYTSGGRKRPILRNVSKSFESGRMYAVVGPSGSGKTTLLSLASGLDSPTSGTVRFRGGDVAELGLGRYRNRHVATVFQSFNLLNYMTAVQNVVSAMEITGARGGRKKQRAAQLLTRLGVEEADQHRRTLQLSGGQQQRVAIARALACEVDVLFADEPTGSLDQETAAEIVAVFQRLAHEEGKCVIVVTHSREVAAAADEVLRLRSGALVRG
- a CDS encoding S41 family peptidase, coding for MNRTSARIAAITAAAALIAAGTAAGAEAKSGATSLDGVWQMAGYGLVLDVKGSTLTSYETTAISCLPEFTATATGAPGPHGDTTFAVDTTLFTLHPGQRARAISMTIQQSAGTRHLTRLAALPTRCTQPTPTDPRTVFDIFWQTFEENYPFFAARGIDWEATGNRLRAQITPTTTDADLFRLLTEAFAPLNDAHTALSDGTTTVSPTRPGTIGPSRAYDTTIKAFIQTHDLGPATPLQEWGRGHIAYADLPNGIGYLRLSSFAGYTSPDDSAGFASDEAELTKALDAIFTPQRTQGPNALRGLIIDDRVNGGGSDVLALDVVARLTAKPYTAYWKKHRDDPADPAAFSTPEPIRVTPSSKPIYRGPIALLAGGSTVSAGETFAQALMHRSPAPVRIGENTQGSFSDTLNRVLPNGWEFELPNEEYPTAPNGGTFDITGIPPQIRIPVFPPAELAAGKDTAFATALHVLRCARLTP